The Leucothrix mucor DSM 2157 DNA window GGTATTCTTTTTCACCCGGTACGTTGATTTCTCTCCAACGTGCGCCGGTTGATAAGATCACTGAACGACTTTGTAAGGTTGCACCATTTTCCAGTTCAACAGAAATCAATCCACCGACTTGCTCTGCTGCAATCAACTTGCTGGCAGTTTGGTCGTTCATGATATCCACGTCGTATTCTTTAACATGCTCTTCTAAGTGAGCAACCAGCTTAGGACCTTCGGTTTTCTTCACTGAGATAAAGTTCTCAATGCCGACCGTATCCAATACCTGACCACCAAAACGTGAGGTCACGATACCGGTACGAATGCCTTTACGCGCGGCATAGATTGCAGAGGAAGCACCCGCAGGGCCACCACCGACGACTAATACATCGTATGGCTCTTTTTCATTTAACTTTGCAGCCTGGCGTTTTGCAGCGCCAGTATCAATCTTATTCACAATGCTTGCGAATGTGGTACGCCCTTGAGTGAACATTTCACCATTCAGGAATACCGTTGGTACCGCCATGACTTTGCGTGCTTCTGCTTCTTCAGTGAAGATGCTGCCGTCGATCATGACGTGTGTAATATTGGGGTTAATCACTGCCATTGAGTTCAATGCCTGCACCACGTCCGGGCAGTTTTGGCAGCTCAAGGAAATGAAGGTTTCAAATTTGAATTCGCCTTCCAAGTTGCGCACTTGCTCAATCAGCTCAGGCTCTACCTTCATCGGGTGGCCGCCACTGTGCAAAATGGCCAGAATCAGTGAGGTAAACTCATGACCCATGGGTACGCCAGCAAAACGAATTTGGCTGTCAGTACCAACACCTTGTACTTGTAGGGAAGGTGCGCGTTCTGTGCCGTTTTCGGCGGCAACTTCAAAGCTAATCTTTGGCGATAGTGCCGCCATGTCTCGTCCTAAAGTCTCTAACTCTTTAGACTTTGCGCTATCATCAGCAAAAACACGTAGCGTTACGTCACTCTTAAGGTTAGCAAACGTTTGTTTGAGCTGTTGTTGTATGTTTGTATCTAACATGATTCTTTTCCTAAGAATATCTTTGCTGGATAGTGCCTGCCGCAACAGCTAAGCGCTGCGGCAGGCGACTGACTCATTAACTTGGTTGGCTTAGATCTTGCCAACTAGGTCTAATGATGGAGCTAATGTTTCACCACCTGGCTGCCATGCAGCTGGGCAAACTTCGTCTGGGTGAGCAGCAATGTGCTGAGCAGCCTGTACTTTACGAACCAATTCTTTAGCAGAACGGCCAATGCCCAGATCATGAATTTCAGCGATTTTGATTTCGCCTTCTGGGTTGATTACGAAAGTACCACGCAGTGCCAGACCATCTTCTTCGATCATCACGTCAAAGTTACGAGTGATCTTGCCTGTTGGGTCACCGATCATTGGGTAAGTGATCTTGCCGATTGTCTCAGAAGAATCGTGCCATGCTTTGTGAGTGAAGTGAGTATCAGTCGATACTGAGTAAACTTCTACGCCCATTTCTTGCAGCTGTGGGTAAAAATCTGCAAGGTCGCCCAACTCTGTAGGACATACGAACGTGAAATCAGCAGGGTAGAAAAATACGATAGACCACTTGCCTTTCAGGTCTGCATCGCTAACGTCAACGAACTCGCCGTTGTGGTAAGCAGTTGCTGCGAAAGGAGCGATTTTTTGATTGATAATTGCCATGCTTCTAATTCCTGTAAGAGTTAATGGTAAAAGGTAAATCGTTTCAATGGAGAGCATACTAACGGCTCTTAACCAATAGATGAAATAATTTACAACTATCTTTGCGATTGTTTTCATCTATCGAAATCTTTATCATGGCAAGACCTTAATTTGGACGTGCGCGATGATTAAACTTCGAGATTTAGAATATTTGGATGCGATTGAGAAATTCAAGCATTTCGGCAAGGCGGCGGATGCCTGTCATGTCAGCCAGCCAACCCTCAGTGCGCAACTGCGAAAGCTCGAAGAGCAATTAAACCTGACCTTAGTGGAGCGCCATCCGCGCAATGTGATGCTAACTGCTGCCGGTGCTGCACTGGCAGACAAGGCGCGCAAGGTGCTGAATACCGCCAGAGAGTTTGAAGATACTGCCCGCACGCTGGCTGATCCTCTAGCCGGTGATTTACACATTGGTTTGATTCCTACGCTGGCACCATATCTGTTGCCGCACATCACCATGCCGATCGCCCAAGCCTTGCCTCATGTGCATCTGTACCTTTATGAGAAGCAAACCAAAATGCTGCTGCAAGATCTGGATAATGGCGAAATGGATGTGCTGATTTTGCCGTGGCTGGATGATGAGATGAAGCGCTTTGAGCGCTACAAGCTAATGGACGAGGCTTTGGTATTAGCCACGCCACCAAACCATCCACTTTGCGGCAAACCCAATATGCGCTTGTCTGACCTCAAAGATGAAACCATTTTAACGCTGGAAGACGGGCATTGTTTGCGGGACCAAGCGATGGGCTATTGCTTCACTGCCGGTGCCGATGAAGATAAGCGCTTTAAAGCCACCAGCTTGGAAACCTTACGCTATATGGTGGCCAGCGGCTCAGGGATTACCTTATTACCAAAGCTCTCGGTAATTAATCAGCCGGAGTCGCCAGTGATTCGGTATACCGAGTTTGTCGACCCGCAACCCACCCGCGAAATCGTGATCGTGATTCGCAGTAATTACCCAAGAATGGAAGCGGTACGCACCTTGGTTAGCACTATTCGCAAAGCAGTTGAGAACTTAGGTGCCGCAGAATAAGCATTGGCAAATCCACGCAGCGGCGTTCAATAACTCGGACTATACTCATCTTAAGAACGCATTATTTTGATTGCTTAAGGAGTCTTCCATGAATCGAGGAATTCGTTACGCCTGTTGTATCGCGATGCTGCTCGCCAGTGCCTTGCCTGCTCGTGCGACTGTTTCTGAGTATGCTGAGTTTTATGTGCCATATGCTCGCATCCAGAGTGACTATATTTGTTTAAGCCAGCAGTTGATGGAGGCTGAGTTTGGGATTCCGCTGGCCAGTATTTTGACGGGGGTGTTTTCAGAAACCCAAACCCTGCGGCAAAGCATTGGCGGCAGCAATACCTACCAGAACATCAATTTATTAGTCGATGGCAGCGCCAAAATCGCTCCGGTGCTGAACTTCGATCGTTATCATGATAATGGGATTTTTGATTATTCATTCACGCTTGATATGGCGGCGTTTAATACGCTCAATGGTGAGTCAGTAGAGGGCAGACAGAAAACGATAAATACGGCCAAGCTGGCGGTGATTGCGATTATCAAAACCGCTGAGAAAGTACATAAGCCCGGGAAGTTTCGGGTATGGCTGAGGTTTGAAAACTTGCCATCATCCAGTGACTTAAATGGTGAGCCTATCTTTGTAGGAAAAACCGATTGGCCCGGCTGGCCATTTACCGCAGGCAGCCCACTGTATAAAGCGTATGTTGCAGAGCTAATTGATAAAGACTGCTGAATCTTAAAAGGCTGGAGCGAGCCTGAGTTTAAGCTCGCTCCAGCACTTTCCCATATTGGCGCAATGAATCGCACTTCCGTGGTGCAGCTTATCAGAAAATAATCGAAACGCTGGTTAGCAACTCAAATCCACGTATCCCATATCCTCATGTTTTATAATGATATTCAGTGTTTACTTTCTATTTGGCACTGAATTTGCATTAAATTAACTATAAACATGCTGCCATCAACGGCGATGGACTTTGCATGTTGATCACTGCGCATTGCGGCGCAGACTAAAATTTGGGTAACGAAGCCCTGAACCTCGCGGTTAAACAACCGTGCGGCTCAGGGCTTTTTTGTTTTTTGCATCTATGCATTTATTTTCAAGGAGAAACGCCATGTCGTATTTGGAACCCTCAGAATTCGTCACCAAAATGGTCGACCAAGGTGAAGCCAAGGTCTACATGTCTACCAAAGATACTTTAATCCGAGCCTTTATGGCCGGCGCCATTCTCGCATTGGCAGCAGTTTTCGCGATTACGGTAGCCACTAAAACCGGTTCTGCATTGGCCGGAGCGATGTTATTCCCCGTCGGCTTTATTATGTTGTATCTCATGAAGTTTGATCTGCTAACCGGCGTGTTTACCTTAGTGCCATTGGCGTTGCTGGATAAGCGCCCGGGCGTTACGCCAAATCAGGTGCTGCGCAATTGGGGATTGGTGTTTGCCGGTAACTTTGCGGGCGCACTGACCGTGGCCTTTATGGTGTCTTTCATTCTAACGTATGGCTACAACACCGATGGTGGCGAGCTAGCGGCTAAGGTGAGCTCTATTGGTGAGTCGCGTACTTTAGGTTATGCAGCACATGGTGTGGATGGCTGGCTGACCATTTTCATTCGCGGTATGTTGTGTAACTGGATGGTATCCATGGGTGTGGTTGGCGCCATGGTTTCAACTTCGGCGACCGGCAAAATGGCGGCGATGTGGATGCCAATCATGCTGTTCTTCTACATGGGCTTTGAGCACTCCATTGTGAATATGTTCCTGTTCCCATTCTCTATGATCATGGGCGGCGAGTTCACGTTCATGCAGTACATTATTTGGAATGAGCTACCAACGGCGCTGGGTAACTTAGTCGGCGGTTTGGTGTTTGTTGGTCTGCCGTTGTACTACACACACGTTCGTACTAACCCTGAGCGTAAGCTGAAAAACAACGCAGCGTCAGTGGTTAAGCCATCTGCCACTGTGAATCCTTAACGCCTGATCAGGCGATTGTAATGCGTGCCGGCTTATTGCAAGTCGGTGCGCTGTTTGGGTGCTGTCTATGCGTAGTGAATTAAAAGTAGCCATCGGGCAGTATTCAGATCGCGGTGTAAAGCCGCTTAATCAAGACTTCCATGGCGTAGTTGAACCCACCGGCTCAGTACTGGATGTTAAAGGCATCACCATCGCGCTGGCTGATGGCATTAGCAGCAGCGAGGTCAGCCAAATTGCGAGTGAAACCGCGGTTTCCAGCTTCCTCAGTGATTACTACTCCACCTCAGAATCCTGGTCAGTAAAGAACTCCGTATTGCGGGTGTTACAAGCGACCAATTCCTGGCTATTTTCCCAAAATCGTAGCGGTGCTTATCGTCGTGACCTCGATAAGGGCTATGTCTGCACCTTTAGTGCTTTGGTGCTGAAATCGACTACCGTGCATATTTTTCATGTTGGCGACACGCGTATTTATCGGGTGGCGGGTAGCAGCCTTGAGCCGCTCACCGAAGATCATCGACTGTGGGTATCCAGCGAAAAAAGCCATCTAAGCCGCGCGCTGGGTATTCGCGATTATCTGGATATTGATTACCAATCGCTGCAGTTTGAAATCGGCGATGTCTTTGTATTGGCGACGGATGGCGTCTATGAGTTTGTTGCAGAATCCTTTGTTACGCTAACCATTCACCAATATCAGGATGACCTGAATCAGGCCGCAAAAATCATTGTTGAGGCTGCCATGGAGCAGGGCAGCGATGATAATTTAACAATCCAGATTGTGCGGGTTGATGAGTTGCCATTGCGCAATATGGATGAAGCTCAGAAGCAAGCGCAGCGCTTACCATTCCCGCCGGAGCTGCGCCCACGCATGACGTTTGATGGCTATAACATTCAGCGAATACTTCATGGTAGTAGCCGCAGCAAGGTGTATCTGGCGCAAGACATCGAAACGGACGAGACGGTTGTACTGAAAGTCCCAGCGGTCACCATGCAGGAAGATCCGGGATTTCTGGATAGCTTTGTGCTGGAAGAGTGGGTCGCTCGTAAGTTAGATAGTCCACATTTACTCAAAGCACCGAAACTCACACGCTCGCGTAACTATCTGTACTCTGTGATGGAATATGTGGATGGGCAAACGCTGGCGCAATGGATGATTGATAACCCCAAGCCGGATTTGGAAACGGTGCGCAATCTGGTGGGGCAAATTGCCAAGGGTTTGCAAGTCATGCATCGGCAGGAAATGTTGCATCAGGATTTACGCCCAGCCAATGTGTTGATTGACCAAAACGGAACCGTCAAGCTTATCGACTTTGGTTCGGCTTATGTGGCGGGCATGGTTGAAGCCGGTGCAGGGCCGGAGCACAGCACGTTTCCGGGGACGGTTCAGTACAGCGCGCCGGAGTACTTTGTTGGGGAGCCGGTCTCCTCTGCCTCTGACTTGTTTTCGCTAGGGGTGATTGCTCATCAGTTATTATCCGGAAAACTGCCTTATGGGGTTGGTGTAGCGAAATGCCAAAGCCGTAGCCAGCTGATCAAGCTCAGTTACAGCAGTGTGTTTGAAACGCGTAAAGAGATTCCGGCGTGGGTGGATGAGACGATAAAAAAGGCCGTGCATTTGGATGCCCAAAAGCGCTACTACGAGCTGTCTGAGTTTACTTATGACCTGAGGCACCCCAATAAAGCTTACACCGATAAAATGCAGGCACCGCTGATGGCGCGCGACCCGGTGCGTTTTTGGCAGGGCATCTCGCTGATCTTATTGTTGATATTGATCTATGTATTGGCAAAGCCGTATTTTTAATCATTCCCAAGCAAGAGGCATAGCCCGCTAAAACTCGCACGGCTTTGGTGCGAAAGACTTAGAAAAGGCTGCTTTAATGCATTGGGAGTTATTGTGTTAATTAACTTATCTACCTGTTTTTAAATTAGTTATTATTTTATATTCAAGGTTTGGCACTAACTTTGCATTAATTTATATATAGATTTTGCAGTCATCAACGGCGATGGCTTTGCATATTCCAGATGCGTATCGCTGCGCAACAATATAATTCGGGTAACGAAGCCCTGATCCAATCGGTTAAACAACCGTGCGGCTCAGGGCTTTTTTGTTTTTAGGAGATGAGCGTAATGCTTAAACAAAATTTAGTCCTGATTGGTAACGGCATGGCCGGTGTGCGCACGCTGGAAGAATTACTCAAGCTCGCGCCTGATCAATACAACATTACCGTGTTTGGTGAAGAGCCTTACGGAAACTACAACCGCATTATGCTATCGCCGGTATTGGCTAGCGAAAAGACGGTTGATGAGATTATGCTGAATGATGAGCAGTGGTATATCGATAACAATATCACGCTGCACAAAGGCAAAAAGGTCACTGAAATTCAGCGTGGACGCCAGCAAGTGGTGACCGCCGATGGCATTACCGTGCCATATGATCGTCTGATTATCGCTACGGGCTCGACGCCATTTATGCTGCCACTGCCCGGTGCCGATAAACAGGGCGTGATCGGCTTCCGCGATATCAAAGATGTAAATACCATGATGGAGGCGACTCAGAAATACAAAAAGGCCGTGGTTATTGGTGGTGGTTTGCTAGGACTTGAGGCAGCCAATGGTTTGATGAAGCAGGGCATGGAAGTCTCTGTGGTGCATTTGGGTGCGAACCTGATGGATCGCCAATTGGATGAGCCTGCCAGCGCCATGTTGCGAGCATCATTAGAAGAGCGCGGCATGAAGTTCCTGATGCAACACAGCAGTGCTGAAATCTTGGGTGGCGAGCGTGTTACCGGACTGCGCTTTAATGATGAGTCAGAAGTTGCAGCGGACTTACTAGTCATGGCCGTTGGTATCCGACCAAACTTTGAACTGGCTAAATCAGCGGGTTTGTATTGCGAGCGCGGTATCGTGGTGAATGACACCATGCAATCCTACGATCCAAAAATCTATGCGGTCGGTGAGTGTGTGCAGCATCGCGGGATTGCTTATGGTTTGGTTGCACCATTATGGGATCAGGCGAAGGTGTGTGCTAACCATTTAGCGCGCTTTGGTATTGCCCGCTATGAAGGCACCGTGACCTCGACTAAATTGAAAGTAACGGGTATTGAGTTGTTCTCTGCCGGTGACTTTGTGGGTAACGAGAATACCGAAGAAATCGTGTTTAAAGATGTCTCGGCCGGTATCTACAAAAAGATCGTGCTGGAAGATGAAAAGATCAAAGGCGCTGTGATGTACGGCGATACCGTGGATGGCAGCTGGTATTTCCAGATGATGAAAGATGGCACCGATGTGTCAGCCTTCCGCGATACCTTATTATTTGGACAGGCGCATTTGGGTGACTCTGGCCATAACCCGGATACTCGTGTTGCGGGTTTGCCGGACAATGCTGAGATTTGTGGTTGTAACGGTGTTTGTAAAAGCGACATCGTAAATTCAATCAATGAGCACAAACTGTTCACTTTGGATGAAGTGCGCGCACATACCAAAGCTTCTGCCTCCTGCGGTTCTTGTACTGGTCTGGTGGAGTCGCTGCTGTCACATACCGTAGGTGGTGACTATTCTGCGACGCCAAAGAGCAAGCCATTATGTGGTTGCACCGATGCGACGCATGATCAGATTCGTGAGGGCATTCGTGATGCTCAACTGACAACCATGCAAGCGGTTCGCGAAGAGTTCAAATGGCGCAATGCGGATGGCTGCTCCAGCTGTCGTCCGGCGCTTAACTATTACTTATTGTGTGAATTCCCAGAGACTTATCAGGATGATCCGCAGTCACGCTTTATTAATGAGCGTGCGCACGGAAATATCCAGAAAGATGGCACTTATTCTGTCGTTCCTCGTATGTTTGGCGGCATGTGTACCGCGCAGCAGTTGCGTGATATTGCCGACATTGCGGATAAATACAAAGTCCCTGAAATGAAAGTGACCGGTGGCCAACGTATTGATATGTTTGGTATTAAGAAAGAAGAACTGCCGCTGATGTGGAAAGACTTAAGTGACGCCGGTTTCGTCTCTGGCCATGCTTATGCGAAAGGCTTACGGACCGTTAAGACCTGTATCGGTGAGAAGTGGTGCCGCTTTGGAACACAAGATTCAAGTGGCCTTGGTATCAAGTTGGAAGAGCTGACCTGGGGCTCATGGATGCCGCACAAGTTTAAGATCGCCGTATCGGGTTGCCCACGTAACTGCGCAGAAGCCACGATTAAAGACTTCGGTGTGGTGTGCGTGGATTCTGGTTATGAA harbors:
- the ahpF gene encoding alkyl hydroperoxide reductase subunit F; its protein translation is MLDTNIQQQLKQTFANLKSDVTLRVFADDSAKSKELETLGRDMAALSPKISFEVAAENGTERAPSLQVQGVGTDSQIRFAGVPMGHEFTSLILAILHSGGHPMKVEPELIEQVRNLEGEFKFETFISLSCQNCPDVVQALNSMAVINPNITHVMIDGSIFTEEAEARKVMAVPTVFLNGEMFTQGRTTFASIVNKIDTGAAKRQAAKLNEKEPYDVLVVGGGPAGASSAIYAARKGIRTGIVTSRFGGQVLDTVGIENFISVKKTEGPKLVAHLEEHVKEYDVDIMNDQTASKLIAAEQVGGLISVELENGATLQSRSVILSTGARWREINVPGEKEYLGKGVAYCPHCDGPLFKGKRVAVIGGGNSGIEAAIDLAGIVGHVTVLEFADTLRADAVLIRKAESLPNITIISSAMTTEINGNGEKVSGLTYTDRNTNESHTVELGGVFVQIGLVPNTEFLKGSVELSKHGEIVIGSKGETNVPGVFAAGDATTVPFKQIIIAMGAGSTAALGAFDYMIRSSAPAEEKEKETKAA
- the ahpC gene encoding alkyl hydroperoxide reductase subunit C; this encodes MAIINQKIAPFAATAYHNGEFVDVSDADLKGKWSIVFFYPADFTFVCPTELGDLADFYPQLQEMGVEVYSVSTDTHFTHKAWHDSSETIGKITYPMIGDPTGKITRNFDVMIEEDGLALRGTFVINPEGEIKIAEIHDLGIGRSAKELVRKVQAAQHIAAHPDEVCPAAWQPGGETLAPSLDLVGKI
- the oxyR gene encoding DNA-binding transcriptional regulator OxyR; translation: MIKLRDLEYLDAIEKFKHFGKAADACHVSQPTLSAQLRKLEEQLNLTLVERHPRNVMLTAAGAALADKARKVLNTAREFEDTARTLADPLAGDLHIGLIPTLAPYLLPHITMPIAQALPHVHLYLYEKQTKMLLQDLDNGEMDVLILPWLDDEMKRFERYKLMDEALVLATPPNHPLCGKPNMRLSDLKDETILTLEDGHCLRDQAMGYCFTAGADEDKRFKATSLETLRYMVASGSGITLLPKLSVINQPESPVIRYTEFVDPQPTREIVIVIRSNYPRMEAVRTLVSTIRKAVENLGAAE
- a CDS encoding formate/nitrite transporter family protein, which codes for MSYLEPSEFVTKMVDQGEAKVYMSTKDTLIRAFMAGAILALAAVFAITVATKTGSALAGAMLFPVGFIMLYLMKFDLLTGVFTLVPLALLDKRPGVTPNQVLRNWGLVFAGNFAGALTVAFMVSFILTYGYNTDGGELAAKVSSIGESRTLGYAAHGVDGWLTIFIRGMLCNWMVSMGVVGAMVSTSATGKMAAMWMPIMLFFYMGFEHSIVNMFLFPFSMIMGGEFTFMQYIIWNELPTALGNLVGGLVFVGLPLYYTHVRTNPERKLKNNAASVVKPSATVNP
- a CDS encoding bifunctional protein-serine/threonine kinase/phosphatase, which produces MRSELKVAIGQYSDRGVKPLNQDFHGVVEPTGSVLDVKGITIALADGISSSEVSQIASETAVSSFLSDYYSTSESWSVKNSVLRVLQATNSWLFSQNRSGAYRRDLDKGYVCTFSALVLKSTTVHIFHVGDTRIYRVAGSSLEPLTEDHRLWVSSEKSHLSRALGIRDYLDIDYQSLQFEIGDVFVLATDGVYEFVAESFVTLTIHQYQDDLNQAAKIIVEAAMEQGSDDNLTIQIVRVDELPLRNMDEAQKQAQRLPFPPELRPRMTFDGYNIQRILHGSSRSKVYLAQDIETDETVVLKVPAVTMQEDPGFLDSFVLEEWVARKLDSPHLLKAPKLTRSRNYLYSVMEYVDGQTLAQWMIDNPKPDLETVRNLVGQIAKGLQVMHRQEMLHQDLRPANVLIDQNGTVKLIDFGSAYVAGMVEAGAGPEHSTFPGTVQYSAPEYFVGEPVSSASDLFSLGVIAHQLLSGKLPYGVGVAKCQSRSQLIKLSYSSVFETRKEIPAWVDETIKKAVHLDAQKRYYELSEFTYDLRHPNKAYTDKMQAPLMARDPVRFWQGISLILLLILIYVLAKPYF
- the nirB gene encoding nitrite reductase large subunit NirB, with translation MLKQNLVLIGNGMAGVRTLEELLKLAPDQYNITVFGEEPYGNYNRIMLSPVLASEKTVDEIMLNDEQWYIDNNITLHKGKKVTEIQRGRQQVVTADGITVPYDRLIIATGSTPFMLPLPGADKQGVIGFRDIKDVNTMMEATQKYKKAVVIGGGLLGLEAANGLMKQGMEVSVVHLGANLMDRQLDEPASAMLRASLEERGMKFLMQHSSAEILGGERVTGLRFNDESEVAADLLVMAVGIRPNFELAKSAGLYCERGIVVNDTMQSYDPKIYAVGECVQHRGIAYGLVAPLWDQAKVCANHLARFGIARYEGTVTSTKLKVTGIELFSAGDFVGNENTEEIVFKDVSAGIYKKIVLEDEKIKGAVMYGDTVDGSWYFQMMKDGTDVSAFRDTLLFGQAHLGDSGHNPDTRVAGLPDNAEICGCNGVCKSDIVNSINEHKLFTLDEVRAHTKASASCGSCTGLVESLLSHTVGGDYSATPKSKPLCGCTDATHDQIREGIRDAQLTTMQAVREEFKWRNADGCSSCRPALNYYLLCEFPETYQDDPQSRFINERAHGNIQKDGTYSVVPRMFGGMCTAQQLRDIADIADKYKVPEMKVTGGQRIDMFGIKKEELPLMWKDLSDAGFVSGHAYAKGLRTVKTCIGEKWCRFGTQDSSGLGIKLEELTWGSWMPHKFKIAVSGCPRNCAEATIKDFGVVCVDSGYELHVAGNGGIKVRVTDLLCKVQTEEDVLEYCAAFTQFYREDAHYLERTAPWIERVGLAKVQKVLEDNAQREALAARFVISQKPAQIDPWKQRAQGVEAIEFAPIKVSALGELV